A portion of the Terriglobia bacterium genome contains these proteins:
- a CDS encoding cytochrome b/b6 domain-containing protein: MNIRTLSLRRLQSFCFLIPLSSLLLLLFSSAAWGAVKNSECLSCHAMEGFQSPGGKNLFVNQKLFEKSVHSFLNCTDCHSDVSKTPHPSQLAKVNCGSCHEEQQKKFEMSIHAGKIIHNPADGGNGRKAFTCADCHSPHTILPKTDLASATHHTNVPALCGTCHQNLQFVIESPMAETSKPFFAYRESIHGKSVAAGSERAAVCSDCHNAHDILPPNNPKSTIFKTNTPETCRKCHGNIYNEYSDSVHGRAVKRGVFSAPVCVDCHGIHSIKSHIDPSSNVAAQVISRSTCGQCHSGEKLSAEFGVPEKRVSSYFASYHGLESRVGSVETANCASCHGVHHILPSSDPRSTVNKANLAQTCGQCHPGASENFAKGRIHLLKGDGDAAGGRIITAVTQFYVWLIFLVVGGMIIHNAIDYFARARLRLREDLLHGKATIERIHLSGRIQHGVMLTSFILLVITGFALKFPDAQWVHSVFLGNAAVRGVVHRMAAVIFIGLALFHLYFILLTTRGRQELKAWLPRLQDVRDLPQMISYNLGLTEEHPRFDRFSYVEKMEYWALVWGTLIMVATGLALWAKTFALNYIPKWGLDVFEVVHYYEAWLATLAIIVWHLYMVLMRPGSYSSSWMWLTGKITREEMIEEHPLEWERMEREARSAGKAEKEEAPEIPQPARST, encoded by the coding sequence ATGAATATTCGTACCTTAAGTTTACGGCGCCTGCAATCCTTCTGCTTCCTCATTCCTCTGTCTTCCCTTTTGCTGTTGCTTTTTTCTTCGGCGGCTTGGGGCGCGGTCAAGAATTCCGAATGCCTGAGCTGTCACGCGATGGAGGGGTTCCAATCTCCCGGTGGTAAGAACCTGTTTGTCAATCAGAAACTCTTTGAAAAGAGCGTCCACTCCTTCCTGAATTGCACGGATTGCCACTCCGATGTTTCAAAGACACCGCATCCATCTCAGTTGGCCAAAGTGAACTGCGGCTCCTGCCACGAGGAACAACAGAAGAAATTTGAGATGTCGATTCATGCCGGAAAAATCATCCACAACCCTGCGGACGGTGGGAACGGAAGAAAGGCTTTCACGTGCGCGGACTGCCATAGCCCTCATACAATCCTGCCCAAGACTGATCTGGCCTCCGCCACACACCACACCAACGTGCCCGCCCTGTGTGGCACCTGCCACCAGAATCTGCAGTTTGTGATCGAATCTCCCATGGCGGAAACCTCCAAGCCCTTTTTTGCCTACCGGGAAAGCATCCACGGTAAATCGGTGGCGGCGGGATCGGAAAGGGCTGCCGTCTGTTCCGACTGCCATAACGCACACGATATCTTGCCCCCCAACAACCCGAAATCCACGATATTCAAGACCAACACCCCCGAAACCTGCAGAAAGTGCCACGGGAACATTTACAACGAGTACAGCGATTCCGTGCACGGAAGAGCGGTGAAGCGGGGTGTTTTCAGCGCCCCGGTTTGTGTGGACTGCCACGGCATCCACTCCATCAAATCCCACATTGATCCGAGCTCGAACGTGGCGGCTCAGGTCATCTCGCGTTCCACCTGCGGTCAGTGCCATTCAGGAGAAAAGCTCTCCGCTGAATTTGGCGTGCCGGAGAAACGTGTTTCCTCTTATTTCGCCAGCTATCACGGGCTGGAGAGCCGGGTGGGGTCGGTTGAAACGGCCAACTGTGCAAGCTGTCACGGCGTGCATCACATCCTTCCGTCCAGCGACCCGCGGTCCACGGTGAACAAGGCCAACCTGGCGCAAACCTGCGGTCAGTGCCATCCCGGGGCCAGCGAGAATTTTGCCAAGGGTCGCATCCATCTGCTGAAAGGAGATGGGGATGCTGCAGGCGGACGGATCATCACCGCCGTCACACAGTTTTACGTGTGGCTGATCTTCCTCGTGGTGGGGGGGATGATCATTCACAATGCGATTGATTATTTCGCCCGGGCGCGCCTGCGCTTGCGGGAGGATCTGCTGCATGGAAAGGCCACCATCGAACGCATTCATTTGAGCGGCCGTATTCAACACGGGGTCATGTTGACGAGCTTCATCCTGCTGGTCATCACCGGATTTGCCCTGAAATTCCCAGACGCCCAGTGGGTGCACTCCGTTTTCCTCGGAAACGCCGCTGTCCGCGGCGTGGTCCACCGGATGGCCGCTGTGATATTCATTGGCCTCGCCCTCTTCCACCTTTACTTCATCCTTCTGACGACCCGGGGCCGGCAGGAATTGAAGGCCTGGCTTCCCCGGCTTCAGGACGTCCGCGACCTGCCCCAAATGATCAGCTACAACCTGGGACTTACAGAGGAACACCCGCGGTTCGATCGCTTCAGCTACGTGGAAAAGATGGAGTATTGGGCGCTGGTGTGGGGGACCCTCATCATGGTGGCGACCGGACTCGCCCTCTGGGCGAAAACCTTCGCTCTGAATTACATCCCCAAATGGGGTCTGGATGTCTTTGAAGTTGTTCATTACTACGAGGCCTGGCTGGCCACGCTCGCCATCATCGTCTGGCACCTCTATATGGTCCTGATGCGACCGGGCTCGTACTCGTCGAGCTGGATGTGGCTGACCGGAAAGATTACCCGCGAAGAAATGATCGAGGAACATCCCCTGGAATGGGAACGGATGGAGCGCGAAGCAAGGTCAGCCGGAAAAGCTGAAAAGGAGGAGGCACCGGAGATCCCTCAACCTGCCCGTTCGACATGA
- a CDS encoding cytochrome b/b6 domain-containing protein, with amino-acid sequence MKAREGLEKDNRGSLGQPAATISRLTLWQRWEHGLMALSVTLLILSGLALAYHEQAWARLLIRLMGGLEGRHWVHRASAIGLLVAGLLHFSGLILSERHQRDFHEVKPRLNDFRAAWGGLKFAFSGRGEPPPYGWFTPMQKLQYWGVLIGCLLMGVSGALLWNPVITLNSFPKWVLDIMLVLHATEAQFIFVLFILWHLYDVHLAGGNFPMNPAWLTGKMSEELFVRQHRASMENARSKEEA; translated from the coding sequence ATGAAGGCCAGAGAGGGACTCGAGAAGGATAACCGCGGGTCATTGGGACAACCTGCCGCCACAATCAGCCGCCTCACGTTATGGCAAAGGTGGGAGCACGGCCTGATGGCTCTTTCTGTCACATTACTCATCCTTTCAGGGCTGGCCCTGGCATACCACGAGCAGGCTTGGGCCCGATTATTGATCCGGCTCATGGGAGGGCTCGAGGGCCGTCACTGGGTCCACCGAGCCTCCGCCATAGGGCTCCTGGTTGCAGGCTTGTTGCATTTCTCAGGGCTGATTCTCTCGGAGCGGCATCAACGTGATTTCCATGAGGTCAAGCCCCGGCTCAACGACTTCCGCGCCGCGTGGGGGGGGCTGAAATTTGCGTTTTCCGGAAGGGGTGAACCGCCTCCGTACGGTTGGTTTACTCCCATGCAGAAGCTCCAATACTGGGGGGTGCTAATCGGATGTTTGTTAATGGGAGTCTCGGGAGCACTTTTGTGGAACCCCGTCATCACTTTGAATTCCTTCCCAAAGTGGGTGCTGGACATCATGCTGGTCCTCCATGCCACGGAGGCGCAGTTCATCTTTGTGCTCTTCATCCTCTGGCATCTCTATGACGTTCACCTGGCCGGAGGAAATTTCCCGATGAATCCCGCCTGGCTCACAGGAAAAATGTCGGAGGAACTCTTCGTCCGTCAACACCGCGCCTCTATGGAAAATGCTCGCTCCAAGGAGGAGGCATGA
- a CDS encoding cation diffusion facilitator family transporter: MDGIREKKVVALTSLVAAVLLTLFKTLVGVATGSLGILSEAAHSGLDFTAALMTYFAVSISGKPADDSHHYGHGKFESFSALFEVLLLLLTCGWIIYKAAYRLAGHRVEVEVNVWSFAVMGIAIVVDITRSKALMRVARRYGSQALEADALHFQSDIYSSLVVIFGLIFTKAGFPVGDPLAALGVSILVMIASVRLAMRSSQVLLDRAPSGVEDHIREILSSLPQVVEIRKIRVRDAGTQMFVDVTIAVNGDMSLDESHAVADESERQIAAVISNVDVTVHIEPAPHAPALNERP; this comes from the coding sequence ATGGACGGGATCAGAGAAAAGAAAGTCGTTGCCCTGACCTCTCTTGTGGCCGCCGTTTTACTCACCCTGTTCAAAACCCTTGTGGGTGTGGCGACTGGAAGCCTCGGAATCCTGTCCGAAGCGGCACACTCCGGCCTCGATTTCACTGCGGCGCTGATGACCTACTTCGCGGTTTCGATTTCAGGCAAGCCTGCCGACGATTCCCACCACTATGGACACGGGAAATTTGAAAGCTTTTCAGCCCTCTTCGAAGTGCTCCTGCTGCTGCTCACCTGCGGCTGGATCATTTACAAGGCCGCTTATCGTCTGGCGGGACACCGTGTGGAAGTGGAAGTCAATGTCTGGAGCTTTGCCGTCATGGGCATCGCGATCGTGGTGGACATCACCCGCTCGAAGGCCTTGATGCGGGTGGCCCGACGGTATGGAAGTCAGGCCCTGGAAGCCGACGCGTTGCACTTCCAGAGTGATATATACAGCTCGCTCGTCGTCATTTTCGGACTCATTTTTACAAAGGCTGGCTTCCCGGTCGGCGATCCACTGGCGGCACTGGGTGTTTCCATCCTCGTCATGATCGCCTCCGTCAGATTGGCAATGCGGTCCAGCCAGGTATTGTTGGATCGGGCCCCCTCCGGGGTTGAGGATCATATCCGCGAGATCCTCAGTTCGCTGCCCCAGGTCGTGGAAATTCGAAAAATACGGGTGCGCGATGCAGGAACGCAAATGTTTGTTGACGTCACGATTGCGGTTAATGGCGATATGTCACTGGACGAATCACACGCCGTCGCAGATGAATCGGAACGCCAGATCGCCGCGGTGATCTCCAACGTGGATGTGACGGTCCATATCGAGCCCGCGCCTCATGCACCGGCTCTGAATGAACGACCTTGA
- a CDS encoding cytochrome b/b6 domain-containing protein encodes MSEEKRVPLEDSLWARQDTAETAARLSRSISDSVTKELPKGLTEPQFKRLKKELLASLEKEMILESRRVIRLFLEEEEAQQKHLEKRRKRKALFEESVERISLNQRGQHMILLTCTLLLIITGLPIKFHEAPAAEFIIHLLGGPNITRVLHRIGAIGLTIVGLYHLWYCMAFEEGRRNFGLLLPSPRDLKDFLQQMGYYLGLKKDRPLFDRFSYIEKFDYWAVYWGMVVMITSGYILWFMETAINQFGKVAYDIAREAHSDEGLLATLAIIIWHFYNVHFNPKKFPGSLTWWHGRIPIEEFREEHPIEYERWLEAQKQEETEMEQGSEGIPGSRSVSGGKEKPEGGSSS; translated from the coding sequence ATGAGTGAAGAGAAGAGAGTCCCCCTTGAAGACAGCCTCTGGGCCCGTCAAGACACGGCCGAGACGGCCGCCCGTTTGTCCCGAAGCATTTCTGATTCAGTGACGAAGGAATTACCGAAAGGCCTCACGGAACCGCAGTTCAAGCGCCTGAAAAAGGAACTTCTGGCCTCCCTCGAAAAGGAAATGATCCTTGAAAGCCGGAGGGTCATCCGCCTCTTCCTGGAAGAGGAAGAGGCACAACAAAAGCATTTGGAGAAGAGGCGGAAGCGAAAGGCCCTCTTCGAAGAGTCCGTGGAGCGGATCAGTTTGAATCAGCGTGGCCAGCACATGATCTTACTCACCTGTACCCTGCTGCTGATCATCACCGGGCTGCCCATCAAGTTTCACGAGGCGCCCGCCGCTGAATTCATCATTCACCTCCTGGGCGGACCGAACATCACCCGTGTCCTGCATCGAATCGGCGCGATTGGGCTCACCATCGTTGGGCTCTATCATCTCTGGTACTGCATGGCCTTTGAAGAAGGGCGCCGGAATTTCGGGCTGTTGCTGCCGTCTCCGCGGGACCTCAAGGATTTTCTCCAACAGATGGGGTATTACCTCGGTCTCAAGAAAGACCGGCCGTTGTTTGATCGATTCTCGTACATCGAGAAATTTGACTATTGGGCGGTTTACTGGGGGATGGTGGTGATGATCACCTCGGGTTACATCCTGTGGTTCATGGAGACGGCCATCAACCAGTTCGGCAAGGTCGCCTATGACATTGCCCGGGAGGCCCATTCCGATGAAGGGTTACTGGCCACCCTCGCGATTATCATCTGGCATTTTTACAACGTCCATTTCAACCCCAAGAAATTTCCGGGAAGTCTGACGTGGTGGCATGGACGAATTCCGATTGAGGAATTCCGCGAAGAGCATCCGATCGAGTACGAGCGGTGGCTTGAAGCACAGAAACAAGAGGAGACTGAAATGGAGCAGGGATCCGAAGGGATTCCGGGTAGTCGATCGGTATCGGGCGGAAAAGAGAAGCCAGAGGGAGGAAGCTCCTCATGA